The genomic DNA TGATCCATAAATACCACACGATCGGAAACTTCCTGAGCGAATCCCATTTCATGTGTTACTACCAGCATTGTCAACCCGCTTTGTGCCAGATCCTTCATTACCTTTAGTACCTCACCCACCATTTCAGGATCAAGAGCCGATGTAGGCTCATCAAATAAAAGAACCTCCGGCTCCATAGCCAATGCTCTTGCTATAGCTACCCTCTGCTTTTGTCCGCCAGATATCTGACTTGGTTTTGCATTTATGAATTTTTCCATTCCTACCTTGGTAAGGAATTTCATTGCCATGTCCTCACTGTTTTTTTTGCTTCTTTTTAATACTTTCATTTGTCCAATCACGCAGTTTTCCAGTACTGTAAGATTATTAAAAAGATTAAACTGCTGAAATACCATTCCTACTTTTGATCTTAGCTTGGCAAGAGACATTTTTCCTGTTGTTATATCTTTATCGTGATAAAATATCTCACCGCTTGTCGGTCTCTCCAGAAGATTTATGCAGCGAAGCAGTGTAGACTTACCGCTTCCCGAAGAGCCTATTATACATACTACTTCTTTTGGTTTTACAGTAAAATTAATATCTTTCAGGACACAACGGCTTCCGAAATCTTTTCTCAGATGTTCTATTTTTATAATTTCATTACCCACACTATTACCTCTCTTTCAACAAATTACTGTCAATCTCTTTCTCAATTGTCTCTGCAATTTCAAAATTTTTCGGACCGTCGATTTTCTTTTCTACAAATCTCAGAATCAGACTGATTGTAAATGTAAGAAAGAAATATATTGCACTTGTTATTATAAATACTTCATAATAACGAGTATACGTTCCTGCCAGTGATTTTGAAGTGAAAAAGAGTTCGGTAACACTGATAACGTTAAGAACCGATGTATCTTTTATATTTATAATAAACTCATTTCCTACAGAAGGTAATACATTACGTATTGCCTGCGGAAATATAATGGATTTCATGGTTTGAAAATGACTCATTCCTATTGCCTGGGCTCCTTCAAGCTGTCCCTTATCCACAGAATCAATTCCGCCTCTGATTATCTCAGCCATGTAAGATCCGGTATTTATTGATACTATGAATAATGCTGCCGGTATAGGATCAAGATTAAAATCAAATCTTTGTAGAAGTACTGGAAGCCCGTAATAAATAACCATTGCCTGTACTATCATAGGTGTTCCCCTGAAAACAGCTATATATATTTTTATTATTATCTGAGATAGCTTAATAAAAAACTTTTTTATTACCGGTGTTTTTTCATCTATATACGCTTCCCTTACTAATGCAACACATAATCCGATAAAAAATCCCACAATAGTTCCTGTTAGCGAAATATAAAGAGTCGTAATGGTACCGCTTAAGAACTGGTTTCCGTTTTTTTCTATGAAAAAAGCTACCCAGCCTAAAAAAGTCCTCGTACCATCTGCTGCTAAAAACATAATTTCCCTCTTTCCAGTATCCTGGCTTCTCTTTGGTTCTGCTCAGAATACATCTTGACTTGTTTAATTTTATAATAAAATCTAATTTTCTAACGGCTGATTCTTAATAGCATCTTCCATTATTTTTTGACGCTCTTCTTCTGTAATTCCGGCAAGAATTTTATCTATCTGGTCTTTAAGATCTGTATTTCCTTTTTTCAGTCCCACAGCCACATCGACTTCCTCATTGGAATATTCAAAACCCTTTCCTTTTTCAAAAGTAATATATTTCAAATTTGGGTTTGCAGTTTCTGCTGCCATTGCTCCCGGTCTTTCAGAAACATAACCGTCTATTTTCCCGGAATTAAGTGCTACTATCATAGCAGGAAAATTTTCCATTGCTGTCTGCTTGTTCGCTCCTGTAAGCTGATCTATTACAGTATAGTGAAGTGTATTCAGCTGTCCAGTTATTTTAGCTCCCTGAAAGTCTTCAAGTGTTTTTGCATTTGCATATTTTCCGTCTTTTGCTACTACTACTACAAGATCCGACTTATAATAAGGCGATGTGAAATCCAGACTTTCTTTACGTTCTGTAGTTGGTGACATACCTGCTATTACTGCATCTATCTTACCAGACTGCAGTGCCGGTCCAAGAAGTCCGTCCCAGTCTGTCTGTACTATTACAAGTTCTTTTCCAAGACCTTTTGCTACAAGCTTTGCTATTTCCACGTCATAACCGCCGCAGTATCCGTTGCTCGAATTCTTTACGGCACCGTTGCTGTCATCACTTTGGAACCAGTTAAAAGGGGCATATCCGCATTCCATTCCCACTCTGAACTCATTGCTTTCTTTTTTTCCTTCTCCCCCGCTTCCGCCTTTTCCACAGGCTGTTAATACCACAAGCATCAATATTAAAGCAAATAAATTAATTTTTTTTATCATATTTTCCTCCTAATTTATAAAAAAAGGTTGTTCACTATTATGACAACCTGTTTATATATAGTTGTTTAATAGTGCCATCCAATGGATGAGTGACAAAGATGTTATCTCTGCCCCCACATTATACTCATGCCTTCATATAATGTTCGGCGATGGTTACCTTTCATATGCTTCCCAGCCTGCCAGCTCTGCATATTACTAATTCTCACCGCTACCTCTATAAAACCTAATTTTATTCTATTGTTATTAAATAATGATAGCTGATATTTCCAGAAATGTCAAGTATTAATGAATATATAATATATAATTTGCTATTTTATACTTTATGTAGTAATATTAGAATGAATTTAATTTTTAGAGAGGAGAAAAAATGGGAAATAATTTTTTTAGTTTTATGGAAAAAACTCTTATGGGGCCTATGTCAAAGCTTGCTAACCAAAAGCATCTGCTGGCTGTAAGAAATGGAATGATATCTACTATTCCTCTTACTATAGTAGGAAGTTTCTTTTTGATACTTGCTTCTCCGCCACTTAGCCCCACATTTTTAAAATCGATTGACTACGCTAATAAATATGGAATGAATTTCGCACTGGTGTTCAGACTTAGTATGGGGATTATCGCCGTTTTTGCCACTTATAATATTGCTTACTATCTGGCAAAATCTTATAATCTGGATGGTGTATCGGCAGGAACACTTGCTCTTGTCGCGTTTATGATGACACAGGTTCCTTTATTTCTGGAATTTACATTGAAAAATGCCGCAGAGCCTACAAAGGGATGGGTAGTTCCTATGAATAATCTTGGTTCGGCCGGATTATTCGGAGGTATTATAATAGCCTTTTTCGCTGTGGAAACTCTCCGGTTCTTTAAGGAACACAGGCTAGTAATAAGAATGCCTGACGGAGTGCCCGAAGCAGTGGGAAGATCTTTTGAATCACTATTCCCCACTATTTTTGTGGTAGTAGTTGTCTATCTTGTTTCTATACACTTCGGATTTGATATTCATAAATTTTTATACGGATTTTTTAAACCGCTTATCAGCCTTGTTAATCATCCTGCCGGAGTTATAGTTATTGTTTTTCTTATTACTTTTTTATGGGCATGCGGTATTCACGGAGTTGCAATAATTGGTTCTGTTGCAAGACCAATATGGCTTATCCTTCTGGATCAAAATGGTGCAGCTCTTGAAGCAGGTGCAAAGGTGCTCCCTAATATTGGTGCCGAACCTTTTTATCAGTGGTTTATCTGGATAGGCGGTTCAGGATGTACTATAGGACTTCTTATTCTTATGGTTTTTTCGAAGTCAAAGCAGTTAAAAAGTCTGGGCAGAATTGCTCTGCTTCCCGGAATTTTTAATATAAACGAGCCTATTATATTCGGAACACCAATTATGTTAAATCCGTTTTTGATTATACCATTTATGCTTGCACCAATAACTACAGCTCTTTTAAGCTATTTTGCCATGGCTGCCAATATGGTATCAAGAGTTTCTACTCTTGCCCCTTGGACATTTCCGGGACCTATAGGTGCTTATCTGGCTACAAACGGTGATTTCAGGGCAGTAATACTGGTATTTATAAATATAGCAATTTCTACAATTATTTATTTTCCTTTTTTCAAACTTTATGAGAAAAAATTAGTTGCCGAAGAAAAACTAAACTCTGAAAAGAAAGCAGCAAACTAAAAGCAGACCGGAAATCCGGTCTGCTCATTTTTATTTTAATAAATACAATTATTATATTTTATTTTCTTTCAGCCAAATAAATCAATATTATGAAAAAGCTTTAATGAAATTCGTTCCAGACACTTTAACTCTTCATCTGTAAATTCTGAAAAGATTTTTTTATATCTGGAATGATATTCAGGAATTAAACCATTCAGGAAACGGTATCCTTCTTCAGTCATTGTTATTTTATAAACTCTTTTGTCACTTTTATCTTTTACTTTTTTTATAAATTTCTTTTGACATAATGTCTTAATAACATTACTAATAGTGGGAGCAGACAAACCAAATTTTTTTGAAATATTTCCGGCAGTTTCCGGCTTATTGTGATTTAAATACAAAGTTAACAGTATTGACAGCTGTGTACTCGTAGTACCAAAGTGGCTTAAATGACTCTCCACTCTCCCGTTGGCTTTTTGTGCGGTCATCATAAAACTAAAATATGCTCTTATTACATCTAAATCATTTATTCCATACTCTTCAGATAAAATGTTAAATTTTTCCATACCGGGAAATTTATTCATAAAAGAGGCTCCATTCCTATTATAAAATCAAAATTAAACATTCTGTTTATTATTTAATGCAATAAATTATATAATTTCATAGTTCATTTTGTCAATAAGAATTATTTTATTTCCGGATCAAAATAGCTTTTCTGCACTGTTTTCCGCTAAGAACACTTAATGCTTATTTTTTTACAATCAAAAGGGAATCTGCCGTTAGACAAATTCCCCCAAAATATTTATTACGGTGTTACTATATTAAAGTCCGGAGTAAATGAATCAAAAGTTTCCAGCAGTTCATTAAATTTAGATGTATCTCCTGTAACTTTGGCTCTGCCTGCCTGAACTTCCTTATCCAGTGTTGTAGCATTTCCAGCTATTCCAAGTAATGATTCTTTCGGAATAGTCATGCTTAAATCTGCATTTCCGAAGCTGTTTACTTTTCTATAAACTAATACACTATTCTCGAGTGTAATTACATATTTTTCCTTTAGATTAGGTTCTTCCCAGTTTATTACCATTTTTTTGCCGTTTGCCTTATCTCCTATGATATGTATTCCAAAATAATCCAG from Sebaldella termitidis ATCC 33386 includes the following:
- a CDS encoding transporter substrate-binding domain-containing protein, producing the protein MIKKINLFALILMLVVLTACGKGGSGGEGKKESNEFRVGMECGYAPFNWFQSDDSNGAVKNSSNGYCGGYDVEIAKLVAKGLGKELVIVQTDWDGLLGPALQSGKIDAVIAGMSPTTERKESLDFTSPYYKSDLVVVVAKDGKYANAKTLEDFQGAKITGQLNTLHYTVIDQLTGANKQTAMENFPAMIVALNSGKIDGYVSERPGAMAAETANPNLKYITFEKGKGFEYSNEEVDVAVGLKKGNTDLKDQIDKILAGITEEERQKIMEDAIKNQPLEN
- a CDS encoding amino acid ABC transporter permease codes for the protein MFLAADGTRTFLGWVAFFIEKNGNQFLSGTITTLYISLTGTIVGFFIGLCVALVREAYIDEKTPVIKKFFIKLSQIIIKIYIAVFRGTPMIVQAMVIYYGLPVLLQRFDFNLDPIPAALFIVSINTGSYMAEIIRGGIDSVDKGQLEGAQAIGMSHFQTMKSIIFPQAIRNVLPSVGNEFIINIKDTSVLNVISVTELFFTSKSLAGTYTRYYEVFIITSAIYFFLTFTISLILRFVEKKIDGPKNFEIAETIEKEIDSNLLKER
- a CDS encoding amino acid ABC transporter ATP-binding protein codes for the protein MGNEIIKIEHLRKDFGSRCVLKDINFTVKPKEVVCIIGSSGSGKSTLLRCINLLERPTSGEIFYHDKDITTGKMSLAKLRSKVGMVFQQFNLFNNLTVLENCVIGQMKVLKRSKKNSEDMAMKFLTKVGMEKFINAKPSQISGGQKQRVAIARALAMEPEVLLFDEPTSALDPEMVGEVLKVMKDLAQSGLTMLVVTHEMGFAQEVSDRVVFMDQGVIVEDDKPEVIFNNPQHKRTQEFLSRMLNK
- a CDS encoding MarR family transcriptional regulator; translated protein: MNKFPGMEKFNILSEEYGINDLDVIRAYFSFMMTAQKANGRVESHLSHFGTTSTQLSILLTLYLNHNKPETAGNISKKFGLSAPTISNVIKTLCQKKFIKKVKDKSDKRVYKITMTEEGYRFLNGLIPEYHSRYKKIFSEFTDEELKCLERISLKLFHNIDLFG
- a CDS encoding PTS sugar transporter subunit IIC, encoding MGNNFFSFMEKTLMGPMSKLANQKHLLAVRNGMISTIPLTIVGSFFLILASPPLSPTFLKSIDYANKYGMNFALVFRLSMGIIAVFATYNIAYYLAKSYNLDGVSAGTLALVAFMMTQVPLFLEFTLKNAAEPTKGWVVPMNNLGSAGLFGGIIIAFFAVETLRFFKEHRLVIRMPDGVPEAVGRSFESLFPTIFVVVVVYLVSIHFGFDIHKFLYGFFKPLISLVNHPAGVIVIVFLITFLWACGIHGVAIIGSVARPIWLILLDQNGAALEAGAKVLPNIGAEPFYQWFIWIGGSGCTIGLLILMVFSKSKQLKSLGRIALLPGIFNINEPIIFGTPIMLNPFLIIPFMLAPITTALLSYFAMAANMVSRVSTLAPWTFPGPIGAYLATNGDFRAVILVFINIAISTIIYFPFFKLYEKKLVAEEKLNSEKKAAN